From a region of the Impatiens glandulifera chromosome 4, dImpGla2.1, whole genome shotgun sequence genome:
- the LOC124934538 gene encoding uncharacterized protein LOC124934538, which translates to MEEAFPNPLERTVAAALLLLSTSAPSLSTPTSKNNYSFPSYLRFELSSPRSCSSSVISDECFSSAEIQKHPLHGANFKVVKRSRSKTHSEKTIFLGSDSAISVQSISKSMTEVSSCLSSSSSGDIRGDSKKTKQTANSSLMRQRAESIMRLISLSATSEVRIRQLLGDSPDTSKALRMLLKLDKISRSGAGGRGDPYIYTI; encoded by the exons atggaaGAAGCATTTCCAAATCCTCTCGAACGAACAGTTGCCGCTGCTCTTCTCCTCCTCTCCACCTCTGCTCCATCGCTCTCTACTCCGAC ATCTAAGAACAACTATTCGTTTCCTAGCTACTTGCGATTTGAGCTAAGCAGTCCGAGATCATGTTCTTCATCGGTTATCAGTGACGAATGCTTCTCCTCTGCTGAGATTCAGAAACATCCTCTTCATGGAGCCAACTTTAAG GTAGTGAAAAGATCTCGATCTAAGACACATAGCGAGAAAACAATCTTCCTCGGTTCAGATTCCGCCATTTCTGTTCAATCAATCTCTAAATCAATGACAGAGGTTTCATCATGCTTGTCAAGCAGTTCGAGCGGCGACATTCGTGGTGATTCGAAGAAGACGAAACAAACAGCTAATTCGTCTCTTATGCGTCAAAGAGCTGAATCCATTATGCGTCTAATCAGTCTATCTGCTACTTCTGAAGTAAGGATACGACAACTTCTTGGTGATAGTCCTGATACTAGTAAAGCTTTGAGAAT GTTATTGAAGCTAGATAAGATAAGTAGGTCAGGAGCTGGAGGTCGTGGTGATCCATATATCTATACT ATATGA
- the LOC124934539 gene encoding uncharacterized protein LOC124934539: MLNDGDEVYHPPSSGSFLVPHLPLIEEARKKGIKHFGHEHPLTWFMEDVRNGFEDEDVMCCNGCAIEIGRSGFICCIETCIGYNLHELCASLPKEMKDHPQHPQHPLILCTNSPYPSSSFRCGVCKNGSWLVEPFCYHCEVCNFDVDLRCASMSFLVCPRTLHHHELTAHLHPASFLCSFCGEKHEELGMSYHCKICWFWINDQCYSLSQSIEHDSHVHPLKLCHLQGEDLPKCLCGVCEENISNQLGFYVCKSCKYYLHINCSTKKWDPPIIETFEEDQINDKLIQFPLPSIEVVHNTLAQFIKNICQWKEEEEEEEEEDNILNHPSHDHPLTLEFDLSKITNFSTISRYDYEVCNGCMLPLLNDAPYYSCNLSTCNFVLHKWCAKLPRELKHPAHSDTGHTLILDECIGFFCCKGCQIIGKGFAYKCNECESYYLDVRCAALPRLVNHETHEHTLLLRYGRSIGGCFLCGDSNFFENYKSMNISTLSSCPTSFTFGCDACNFSIHPSCLISPQEVVHWYDEHVFKLTDPTDVFISNDNQGASEYHCEFCEKKIDPERWMYHCFECDQCVDADCVRELFGLFPNPIKFGGLYDSPRHKEHPLTYIMTDNVFLCNCCNITLVFGIGFKCIECEIMFCEMCFIKGIILL, translated from the exons ATGTTGAATGATGGAGACGAAGTTTATCATCCTCCAAGTTCAGGATCTTTTCTTGTGCCTCATTTACCACTAATAGAAGAAGCAAGAAAGAAAGGTATTAAGCATTTTGGACATGAACATCCCTTGACGTGGTTCATGGAAGATGTTAGAAATGgatttgaagatgaagatgtaaTGTGTTGCAATGGTTGTGCCATTGAAATTGGAAGAAGTGGGTTCATATGTTGTATAGAAACATGCATTGGTTATAATCTTCACGAACTTTGTGCATCTTTACCCAAAGAGATGAAGGACCATCCACAACACCCACAACATCCTTTGATCCTCTGCACAAACTCACCTTATCCCAGCTCTAGTTTCCGATGTGGTGTTTGCAAAAATGGCTCCTGGTTAGTGGAGCCATTTTGTTATCACTGTGAggtttgcaattttgatgtggATCTAAGATGCGCATCCATGTCCTTTCTTGTTTGTCCTCGCACTCTGCACCACCACGAATTGACCGCTCACCTACACCCCGCATCATTTTTATGTAGTTTTTGTGGTGAGAAACATGAAGAATTAGGTATGTCCTATCACTGCAAAATTTGTTGGTTCTGGATCAACGACCAATGCTATTCACTGTCTCAAAGTATTGAACATGACAGTCATGTGCATCCGCTTAAGTTATGTCATCTACAGGGAGAAGATTTACCCAAGTGTCTATGCGGAGTTTGTGAGGAAAATATAAGCAACCAATTGGGTTTCTATGTTTGTAAGAGTTGTAAATACTATCTTCACATCAATTGCTCAACTAAGAAATG GGATCCTCCAATAATTGAGACATTCGAAGAAGATCAAATAAATGACAAATTGATTCAATTTCCGTTGCCATCGATTGAGGTAGTACATAACACACTAGcccaatttattaaaaatatatgtcaatggaaggaagaggaagaggaagaggaagaggaagataaTATCCTAAATCACCCCAGCCATGATCATCCACTTACCCTTGAGTTTGATTTAAGCAAGATTACAAACTTTAGTACAATTAGTAGATATGACTATGAAGTCTGCAATGGATGCATGCTTCCTCTATTGAATGATGCACCATATTATAGCTGCAACCTGTCGACATGCAATTTCGTTTTACACAAATGGTGTGCTAAATTGCCGCGTGAGTTAAAGCACCCGGCTCACTCAGACACGGGACACACACTAATACTGGATGAATGCATTGGCTTCTTTTGCTGCAAAGGTTGTCAGATTATAGGGAAAGGGTTTGCCTACAAATGCAATGAATGTGAAAGCTACTACTTGGACGTTAGATGCGCTGCACTTCCCAGACTAGTCAATCACGAGACTCACGAACACACTCTCCTTCTTAGGTATGGGAGATCCATCGGAGGCTGCTTCTTATGTGGTGATAGCAATTTCTTTGAAAACTACAAAAGTATGAATATCTCTACCCTATCATCGTGTCCGACCTCCTTCACATTTGGTTGTGATGCTTGTAATTTTAGCATTCATCCCAGTTGTTTGATATCTCCACAAGAAGTTGTTCATTGGTACGACGAACATGTATTCAAATTGACAGATCCAACTGATGTTTTCATTAGTAATGATAATCAAGGTGCATCAGAATATCATTGTGAATTTTGTGAAAAGAAAATAGATCCAGAAAGATGGATGTACCACTGTTTTGAATGTGACCAGTGTGTTGATGCTGATTGTGTGCGAGAGTTGTTCGGTCTATTTCCAAATCCTATCAAGTTTGGCGGACTCTATGATTCTCCACGTCATAAAGAACATCCCCTAACCTACATTATGACTGACAATGTTTTTTTGTGTAATTGTTGCAATATAACATTAGTATTTGGAATTGGCTTTAAATGTATAGAATGCGAAATTATGTTTTGTGAAATGTGCTTTATTAaaggaataattttattataa